TATGCTACTGCTAATTTAGGAACACAATTAATAGTTGTTTTTGGTCATAAAGGATGTGGTGCAGTATCAGCAGCGATTGACAATCAACCAGATGATGGTAAAATTAACTCTGTAGTTGATGGCATTAAGCCAAGTTTGTCTCAACCTCAAAGAACAAGAAGTAATATTAATGATGATAACAATCCAGTGATTAATAATATTGAATACCAAGCTAGGAAATTGCAGAATAGTTCACAAATTATAGATAGATTAATCCGTGATGACAGATTAAAAATTATCGGTGCTTACTATGATATTAATACTGGTAAAGTTAGATTTTTAACTTGATATTTATTCCTCTTTTTTTCTTTATCTGCGTTTATCTGCGTTTATCTGCGTTTACAAGCTACCATGAATCTTCAACTCAAAACAAATCATATAGAAATTATCAAAAATCATGCACAAAAAACCTATCCAGATGAATGTTGTGGGCTAATTTTAGGTTATAAAAATAGTGAATATAAAATTGTAGTAGAAATCATCCCCACAGAAAACGTCTGGAATACAGAAAAAGGCAATTTTACAGAGGACCAAAAACATAGTACCAGCAGAAGATATGCAATATCGCCCCAAGTCATGTTACACACGCAAAAAGCAGCGAGAAACCGTAATTTAAATATTATTGGGATCTATCATTCCCATCCTGATTCTCCAGCTATTCCTTCAGAATGGGATAGAATATACGCTTGGACAGAATACTCTTATGTGATATTATCAGTGCAAAATACTCAAGCTAGTGAACTGCAAAGCTGGACTCTTGACGACAACCACCAGTTTCAATCCGAGACAATTAAACTGATAAAATTAGCAAATTTAAGTTAACATTAATACTCCGCGCTGATTCCTACAACTGCTATGCTAAATCCCAATCTGGATGAAATCCAGTTGACGAAAGACGACTACGAACGCTATTCCCGCCACTTAATTTTGCCAGAAGTGGGCATGGAAGGGCAAAAACGCCTAAAAGCCGCCAGTGTATTGTGTATTGGTACAGGTGGACTAGGTTCGCCATTACTGTTATATCTTGCAGCAGCAGGTATAGGCAGAATTGGTATTGTTGATTTTGATGTTGTGGATACCTCTAACCTCCAACGTCAAGTTATTCACGGGACATCCTGGGTAGGTAAACCCAAAATCGAATCAGCAAAAAACCGGATTCATGAAATTAACCCCCATTGTCAGGTTGATTTGTATGAAACCCGTCTGAGTGCAGAAAACGCCCTGGATATTATTCGTCCTTACGATATCGTAGTTGATGGCACTGATAACTTCCCAACGCGGTATTTAGTCAACGACGCTTGCGTATTGTTAGATAAACCCAACGTCTACGGTTCTATCTTCCGTTTTGAAGGACAAGCAACCGTCTTTAACTATGAGGGTGGTCCTAACTATCGTGACTTGTACCCCGAACCACCACCACCAGGAATGGTTCCTTCTTGTGCAGAAGGTGGAGTGCTGGGGATTTTACCGGGAATGATTGGCATTATCCAAGCTACGGAAACAGTGAAAATTATTCTGGGCAATGGTACTACCTTGAGTGGTAGACTGGTGCTTTATAATGCCTTGGATATGAAATTCCGGGAGTTGAAACTGCGTCCTAACCCCATCCGTCCAGTTATTGACAAGCTAATAGATTACGAACAATTCTGTGGTATTCCCCAAGCCCAAGCTGAAGAAGCGAAACAGCAAATGGAAATTCAAGAAATGACTGTGAAGGAGTTGAAGGCGTTATTAGATGGTGGGGCAAAGGATTTTGTGCTGCTAGACGTGCGTAATCCTCATGAGTATGAAATTGCGAGAATTCCTGGTTCTGTGTTAGTCCCTTTACCAGATATTGAAAATGGTGATGGTGTGGCTAAGGTGAAGGAATTACTCAATGGACACCGTTTAATTGCTCATTGTAAACTGGGTGGACGTTCCGCGAAAGCCTTGGCTATCTTGAAGGAAGCGGGGATTACTGGGACAAATGTTAAAGGGGGAATTAATGCTTGGAGTCAAGAAGTGGATGCTTCTGTTCCTCAGTATTAATCATTTTTTTTCAGGATTGTTGATCATGTTTAGCTTAAACCTATAACTATCTCCAGTCCGATGTTAACAGCAAGATACCCGATATTTTAGATAGTTGGGTATCTTGTGATGATGTATATAGAGGCATCTATTTTAGTTATTGATATAATTTATACAAAAAAATCTTTAAAAAATACCAAAATTGTCCATTACTTATACTTCTTTTAAAGTGTAAGATGTCTAAAGTTTGCACAAACTTCATGAAAAATTTAGCCATAACAGTTTCCAGCTAGAAGAGGACATCCCCTAATCATAAAACATGGCTTGAGCAGAATGTGGTATTACCCTTGCTGCTTGATTTAGATACTAAAAGACTTTTCGCTTTCCTGCTATCAATAAACAGGGATTGAGGGTAAATTTACTTTCAAAAACTCAACTTGAGCAGTACCTATCGTCACAGCAACTTGCCGAAACAATAATATATTGCATTATGGATACGCTTTCCACAACTAAGTCTAAGATTCTGATTGTAGATGATGATGTCAGTGTCCGTAACCTGATTCAGCGTTTCTTGAGTCGTAAATATGAGATAGAATCAGCCGCGGACGGTAAAACGGCTCTTGTTGC
The DNA window shown above is from Anabaena sp. WA102 and carries:
- a CDS encoding M67 family metallopeptidase — encoded protein: MNLQLKTNHIEIIKNHAQKTYPDECCGLILGYKNSEYKIVVEIIPTENVWNTEKGNFTEDQKHSTSRRYAISPQVMLHTQKAARNRNLNIIGIYHSHPDSPAIPSEWDRIYAWTEYSYVILSVQNTQASELQSWTLDDNHQFQSETIKLIKLANLS
- the moeB gene encoding molybdopterin-synthase adenylyltransferase MoeB produces the protein MLNPNLDEIQLTKDDYERYSRHLILPEVGMEGQKRLKAASVLCIGTGGLGSPLLLYLAAAGIGRIGIVDFDVVDTSNLQRQVIHGTSWVGKPKIESAKNRIHEINPHCQVDLYETRLSAENALDIIRPYDIVVDGTDNFPTRYLVNDACVLLDKPNVYGSIFRFEGQATVFNYEGGPNYRDLYPEPPPPGMVPSCAEGGVLGILPGMIGIIQATETVKIILGNGTTLSGRLVLYNALDMKFRELKLRPNPIRPVIDKLIDYEQFCGIPQAQAEEAKQQMEIQEMTVKELKALLDGGAKDFVLLDVRNPHEYEIARIPGSVLVPLPDIENGDGVAKVKELLNGHRLIAHCKLGGRSAKALAILKEAGITGTNVKGGINAWSQEVDASVPQY